CTTTGCCGCATCGGCTTCGTCACTCGCTTCAGCCACAGTCAGTTTGGCCTGCTTGTCAGCCAGTTCAAACTGCGCTTTCGCCAGTGAGGCTGTTCGTTCTGCTTTCGCCGCCGCTTTGGCCAGGTTAGCGGAAGCCTGTGAGTTGTCGTTGGCATATTTCGCCTTGTCAGCGGCAAACCTCGCCCGCAGCGAATTCAGTTTTGCCTGCGCGGACTCCAGCCTTAACCGGGCGACAACGGAACGCGATTCATCGGCGTTTTCACTGCGACTTTTATCAAGTTGTTTCTGCGCCGCGGCAACCTGCGCTTCTGCGCGGCCGATGTCTTCGGCTTCGATGTGAGGCCACAAAGCCGGGAACACGGCAACGGGTGGTAATGTGACGGGCTCGATGTTTAGCTGTGCATTGAACACGGCCGGCAAAGCGGCTGAAACTGGTGAGTCCTTGTCGAAATGTTTTTCGTTGCCACGCACGAATAGAAACGTACTCGATTCAGGTTCAGCATCAAAAACTCGCGGCACTCCGTCCGTCACGAAATTGGGTTGGCCGGGAATACGTTCGGTTCTCACATTGTGCGGTTCGAAGACCGCTCGCATGGCGTAGTAGTCGTGTTGAGCGATTGGATCGAACTTGTGATCGTGGCACCGTGCACAATTGACCGTCATTCCCAGAAACGCCTTGGCCGTGTGTTCGACCGCTGCGTCGAGCCAGATGTTGCGATTGCTGTTGTGATAATTGCGAGCCAGAAACCCGGTGGCTCGCAGAACGTCCAGATCATCCGGAGCGATTTCGTCTCCGGCCAGCATTTCCATGACCATTCGGTCGTAGCCTTTGTCTTCATTGATCGATTCAATGATCCAGTCGCGCCAACGCCAGATATGTCGCTGGCTTCCCCGCAACTGGTTCTTGTAACCATTCCAGTCGCTATAGCGCCAGACATCCATCCAGTGGCGTCCCCACCGTTCGCCATGATGCGGACTTTCCAGTAGCTCATCGACCAGGATGCTGAACGCGTCATCGGATTCCGCGTTCACAAACTGGTCGACCTGGTCGCGGTTCGGAGGCAATCCAATTAAGTCGAAATACAACCGCCGCACAAGAGCGTGCTCATCTGCGACTCCAGCAGGAGTCACCTTTGCTTTTCGATGCTGCTGGGCGATGAATGCATCAATGGGGTTGGTCTGCCATTCCGCATTTTCGACGGACGGCACGGCGGGGCGAACGGGCGACTGATACGCCCAATGTTCCGCCGGATCAGTGGGAATCGCTTCATCCGGAGGCGCATCGGCACCAGCGTTGATCCAGTCGGTTACCAGTTGAAGTTGTTCCGGCGTTAGTCGTTCGCCTTCACCTTCGGGCGGCATTCGCACATCGGCGTCTTCCTCAGTCACACGGTCCAGCAGCAAACTATTCGCGGCATTCGCGACGTCGATCACCGCGCCGCTGTCGCCTCCTTTGTGAATCAGCTTAGCTGCATCCAGACGCAATCCCGCTTCCTGCTTTAAGGCCCCATGACAGGCGGCGCACTTTTCCCGCAGCAGTGGCTTGATGTCTCGTTCGTAGTCGACATCAGCCCCAAGTGAGGAACTCGTGATCATGAAAGCGGCGAGGAAAGCAGAATGAACACGCATGATGGCGGGATGGCTTTAGGGCGGCGGGATGGAGTGGGGCATCAGTATACCTTACCAACAACGCTGATAACCAGACGCTTGTTGGCCTATTCCGTTCGAGGAACGGGCACGGTCTTCTTTGGTGCACCAAGG
This DNA window, taken from Fuerstiella marisgermanici, encodes the following:
- a CDS encoding DUF1549 domain-containing protein — protein: MRVHSAFLAAFMITSSSLGADVDYERDIKPLLREKCAACHGALKQEAGLRLDAAKLIHKGGDSGAVIDVANAANSLLLDRVTEEDADVRMPPEGEGERLTPEQLQLVTDWINAGADAPPDEAIPTDPAEHWAYQSPVRPAVPSVENAEWQTNPIDAFIAQQHRKAKVTPAGVADEHALVRRLYFDLIGLPPNRDQVDQFVNAESDDAFSILVDELLESPHHGERWGRHWMDVWRYSDWNGYKNQLRGSQRHIWRWRDWIIESINEDKGYDRMVMEMLAGDEIAPDDLDVLRATGFLARNYHNSNRNIWLDAAVEHTAKAFLGMTVNCARCHDHKFDPIAQHDYYAMRAVFEPHNVRTERIPGQPNFVTDGVPRVFDAEPESSTFLFVRGNEKHFDKDSPVSAALPAVFNAQLNIEPVTLPPVAVFPALWPHIEAEDIGRAEAQVAAAQKQLDKSRSENADESRSVVARLRLESAQAKLNSLRARFAADKAKYANDNSQASANLAKAAAKAERTASLAKAQFELADKQAKLTVAEASDEADAAKKKAVVEKARKAVDAARKQLTTAETAAKKKDAKYTSIGKAYPATSTGRRLALAKWIADSKNPLTARVAVNHIWLRHFGEPLVANTFDFGLRSPRPEHADLLDWLAVELMEHQWSMKHIHRLIVTSRTWQLKSSADASLATANEKIDTDNRLYWRANVRRLDAEVIRDSVLHVAGSLDLKQGGADIDYADGETIPRRSVYFRHAYEKQMTMLVLFDAAGPNECYRRSESIIPQQALALANSTLSLSESRNLARSLWDEAQNGEQPETYFIQLAFKQLLARSPTDSETIACRGFLKQQATVLSSPESLTKFEGKEVALVEASGDPDLRAKENLIHVLMNHNDFVTIR